The segment ACCGTGAAGATCCTCCTGCTCACAAAATAAGAGAATATTTTACCATTCATTACAAGGTTCCATCACTTATTGCAATATTCTTTTTCATCAGCAAGACAGGCTTCATATAGCTGTTCACGAAGGTCCGGCATAGCTGAAAGGGCACGGGTCCAATCAGGCATGAGTACGTCTGAAGGATGTTCAAGGTAATCTTCACCAGATCTCCTGATAACATTTGCGAACATATCCACATATAGCTCTTCCGCATGCCTGTTATAGCACAGACCATTGCAAAGGGCATCAGCATGATACCTGCGTATAAGGTCCTGACCGAGGCGCTTGTATTTTACATGGATACCATGCAGGTAAGAAGGTGAAATTATATTATCCGTGGATTCCGTTGTGATCCTCATAAAGGTCGTGAAGATATCACCGACCATTTTGCATAGACCTTCTGATCTGTTGGAACCTACATCCTGATGCTTATGATCATAGTAACCAAGATCAGTCTGGCAGATCTTCTTAGTTGTTGTGTTTCTGTAGACCTCTGCAAGAAGACCGACTTCAAGTCCCCAATCTGCAGGGATCCGTATGTTCATGGCAAGATCACTCGTCATAGCAAATTCACCTGCAAGAGTATACCTGAAAGCAAGAAGATACCGAAGTATATCAGCCTTGGAATCCATCTGTAAAGTGTCGAGCAAAGGACGTACAAAAAGCCTGAAAACACGACCGTGCATGGTCTTTGTCTCCATATTTATCCTTGCATAATAACCTTTGTTGAAAAAGAAATTAAGTTCCGGTTCCACAATAGGATACAATAACTTTGCCGGGAAATCCTTGGAATAAGTGACAATATCAGCATCATGATAAGCGATAGCATAGGAATCAAGGGTGGCGATCCCCGTGGCCAGCCAAACATCTTTCCCTTTACCCTTATAAGAAGTAATATCGATCCCCATCTTTTTCATAGTGAATAAAATGTGTTGGGCCCTGGGGCCATCACACCATACCACAATGTGAGGAGTTTTCAATTCTTTGAAAAATTCCACCACATGAACATATTCTTCTTCAGTTTCAGCTGCAAGGGCGATAACGACCTGATTAAGGCAAGTACACTCATTGAGATTGGAAATTATGTTCTTAAGAGGGGGATTATTAACCTCTTCATACAAGATAGGAATTATGAGTGATGCAGGTCTGCGAGTTTTAAGTTCATGTATTCTTTTGATAAGTCGTTCTTTATCAATACTAAAATCATGAATTGTCGTAATATATTCTTGGTAAAAATCCATCTAACTCCCCAGTAGATCTGATAGGCTGCAAAGTGTTCATAGTCCGGAATAAAGACTGGATCGAAACGCATTCCCCCACCTGTAGATGCACACCAATATTCCCGTTATGATATGTTGAATATCTATATATAGAACATTTAATATAAGCTTTTATACAGACGGAGAATTCAAAACTGGTATCGGTAGACTAAAACATTTACTTGCTACCAAATATTTTTAAAACTGCTGGCAGGGGGAATGATCTTGGGGTATATTATATTTACAGATCTTGATGGCACCTTAATAGACCACGCCACTTATTCTTATGAGGCAGCAAGACCTGCACTTAGCCTGCTCAAACAAAAAGGTATACCTCTAATATTCTGTACCAGCAAGACCCGTGCAGAGATCGAGGTCTATGTTGAGGAACTGGACTGTCGCCATCCATTCATATCAGAAAATGGAGGAGGCATCTTCATACCGGAAGGATATTTTGATATTGATCTGAAGTTTGATCACAAGATCGGTGACTATAATGTCATAGAACTTGGAACCAGCTATTCCAATCTAAAAGATACCCTCTTGGAGATCAGCAAGAATTTCGATATTGAGATAATTAATTTTGGTAACATGACCACTGAAGAAGTAAGTGAGGATACAGGACTCGATATTCACTCTGCAGGACTTGCAAAGCTACGCGAGTATGATGAGGTCTTCCGGATAATCGATGAAACTGAAGAAAAAGCTTCCCGGATGATGGAACTTATAAGCTCTGCAGGGTACAACCACACCAGAGGTGGTAGATACTGGCATATTATCGGGAACAACGATAAAGGCAAAGCTGTCAGGATGCTAAGTGACATCTACAGAAAGCAGTTCACTGAGATCACCACAATAGGTCTTGGCGATAGCCTGAATGACCTGCCAATGCTGGGATCTGTGGATATACCTGTTCTTGTACAAAAGCCGGGCAGCTTACACGACCCTTCAATAACCGATCCGAAAATAAAGCGTGTAAAGGGTATCGGACCCATAGGGTGGAACAATGCGGTCAGCGAGATAATAGAGAAGGGATCCGGAATTTAATTTTAAGAACATAAAGGGGTACATGGAATGATACGAATTGAGAATATGATATCAAGAGCCTTTTTGATAGGAATTATCAAGATGGTGGACAAGAATGGGGTCCAGAATGCTCTGGAATGGTTACGTGAGATCGGGGAAGAATTAGCTGAGATCGAAGGACCTGGATTTGAAGGTGCTCGTGAAGATGACATTAACTATTTGCCAGTCTGTCCGTTCTCAAACACTCTCCTTGATTTTATAGCGATATATGGAGAGAGACCTTCACAATTCGTAGAACTTGTAAACCTTTCCAACAAGCAAATGAGGGAAGCTGAGGACGGTTGGGAATATCCGGCACTTACAACGGTCACAGGCATACTTCATCACAGCTACATAAAAAGAAGGGGAAAACTGGCAGGTGTTGAACTTCTTAATGTGGGATCAAGATGCCCTCGTACCAACAATATAGTCTACAACGAGAAAGCCCTTGAGAAGGCAAATATGACAAAAGAAGACGTGGATAAGTATCTTGAGAAAGCATATTACGTTTGTAAGATCAATTACCTTAAAAAGGAGTGAATTCTTTGAACCTGATCGAAGCTGAAAAACTCTACGAGAACAGCGTAAAGATCCTGAAGAACAACCAGCATGAAAAAGGAGGATTTTATGCAAGTCCGCCAGGAACACGTTATCCTTTTATCTACCCCAGAGACCACTCGGTGGCAATACTTGGCTGCATTGATGCCGAAATGCTGGACGAGGCCAGAAGAGGTCTTGAATTTGTCCTGAACTCCCAAAAGCCCCTGGGAGAATTTTCCCAGAGATATGATGTTGACGGAAATGACGCTAGCTACAAGGACCTGCAGATCGATGGGAACGGCCTGGTCCTTTTTTCAATGGGAAAATATTTCGAAGCAACGGGCGGACTCTTCTTTGAATCGATGGCTGACAGGATTTTTGTGGAAAAACACTGGGAAACTGTCAAGAAAGCTGTTGAGTTCATATTGCTGAACAAGAACGAAGAGGTCGACCTGATTCATACTGTGAACAGCATCCACGAATATCCCGCCTACGAGCATGGTTTTGAGATCTATGCCAACTCTGCCTGTTGTGCAGGGATCCTCGCAGCAGTAAAAATGGGAGAAGCCCTTGGTGAAGATGTCGCCAACTGGAAAGCTGAGGCTGAAAAGATAAGGGAAGCCATTCTTACACGGATGTATAGCCCGCGTAGGCGCTCATTTATCAAATGTATCCGTGTAAAAGAGAAAAGCAGCAACCCTATCGGATACGATGCCTTTGCCTCAAGCGTAATCGATGTGGATGTTGTGGAATACGCACCTGCATACTTTGAGCTCATAGACCAGCATGACATCAAGAATCGCTATACTGTCCGGAGGATACATGATAGGCTCTGGGACAAGGAGATCGGAGGCTTAAACCGCTATCCGGAAATGTGGGACAGGAATAACGGAGGATATGGACCATGGTGCCACTTCACCTGCCAGCTTGCAAACCATTATGTTGCTATTGATGACCAGGATATGGCAGAGATGTATATGGGATGGGTAGTGGACATGGCACACAACTACCTCCTGCCCGAACATATCTCAACAATTGAAAGGTTTGAGATATGGCATGAAGACTATACCAACGCAAAGATTCTCAGGGATAGTAAACTTACTATGATCGAAAATGTGCGTAACCATCCAAAATGGAAAGATGGAATGGCATACGTGACTATACCACTCATATGGCCTCACGCAGAATATGTCAGGACTTATAAGAACTACATGGAGAAGTTTGGCTGAATAAGTTCTTGTATGATCTTTGAAGATGCCATTTTGTAAAAGCAAAAGTTGTGCCGGCATATTGCTGAAATCTGTCAGAAAATGCCTGCACTGCTCCCTGAGCAAATCTATTATTTTAACTTTCCATTTTTTTAATTAAGCCCTCATTCTTCTGAGGACACATTGTCAACGATCATTTTTCAGAAGTCTCCACCTCTTCTCCTATGGGAGAAACAAGACTGAAACTATCCACATCAAAAAGTCCCATGTCAGTAAGTCTCAACGAAGGGATCACCGGAAGAGCAATGAAAGAATGGGTTATAAATGGTGCCGGAAGGGTGCAGCCAATACTTTTTACTGCCATGTGTAGGTCGTTCAATCTTTTTTCAACCTCTTCGACCGGAAGAGTGCTTAACAAACCGGCAAAAGGCAGTTCAAGCTTATCCACAACCTTGCCATCACTGACAACACAGATACCGCCATTCATACCCCGAATGGTGTTGGCACACAATGCCATATCCGAATGGTTATCTCCTGTGACTACAACGTTGTGGCTGTCATGCCCTATGCTCTGACCGATAGCACCATTTCTGATACCTATTCCTTTGATAAAACCAAGACCTATGTTACCCGTCCTGCCATGTCTTTCGATCACAGCGACACTCAGGACATCATTATCGATATCCGGAAGCAACGTACCGTCCTGATCTGAATGAAGTATGGCATTCTCTTTTTCTGTCAGGATCAGATCAGGCAGGACTTTTATCGCTGAGACCCTGTAGTCCCTTTCAGGATCTGCTTTTAATTGAAGGTCAGATGCATCGACCTCTGAGAAACTGACAGTATTAAAGACGAGATCAGGATATTCGTAAGATGGAACAAAGCCTTCAACCAGCTTTCCTGCTGCGTAGACCGAATCTATGCTGAAGGCATCAAGGTCATCAAGCACAATAATATCTGCTTTTCTGCCGATCGAAATGGAACCAACCTGGTTGTCAAGATGGTAATGCTTTGCAGTATTGATGGTGGCCATGCAGATCGCATCGATCGGGGAAAGTCCCATTGCTATAGCTCTCCTGACGATCACATCCATATAGCCTTTCATCAGGTCGGATGGATGCTTGTCATCGGTTACAAAGAAAACGTTCTCAAGGGAAACTCCATCCTCAATAAGTCTTGGAAGGAACCTATCAAGGGCTTTAGCTGCAGATCCTTCCCTTATCATAAGCTTCATTCCAAGACGCAGTTTCTCCAGTGCCTCTTCATATTCAATGGATTCGTGGTCCGTGGAAATTCCGGCTGCCATGTAGCCCCACAGTTGCTCTCCTGAAATTGCGGGACAGTGACCATCGACCACGAGCCTGTCCTTAAGTGCAGCCTTTATCATGGACAACTTGTTCTCATCCCCGAACAATACGCCGGGATAGTCCATCATCTCACCAAGGCCAACAACATTCTCGTTATCGATCAGCGAATTAATATCATCTGCACTGATGGATGCACCTGCTGTTTCAAAAGTGGTAGCAGGAACACACGATGATATCGCTACAAAAGCATTCAAAGGCAGTGATGACGCTTCTTCAAGCACAAGTTCGATACCTTTTTTACCAAGGACATTGGCTATCTCATGAGGATCGATCACAACGGATGTCGTGCCGTGTTCCAGAGCAGGTGCTGAGAACTGGCTCAGGGTTACCATACTGGATTCAAAATGAACATGACCATCGATCAATCCGGGACAGATGTAACGACCGCTTACATCGATGAGTTGAGTATCATCACCTTTAAGGCAGGAAACATCACCGATGCCTGCAATATAGCCTCCCTTTACCGCAATGTCCCTATCCAATATCTCTTTTGTATTGACATTGACAACATGACCGCCGGTAAAAATAGTATCTGCTTTAATTTTGCCTGTAGCTGCAAATATCCTGTCCCTTATGTCCATGAAAGATTTCTTGGATGTACAAAGTATAAGAGAATTGCGCCATAGAACCCTGATTTTCACTTCCAGAACTGCTTGTTCTTGGCATAGTTCCTTTCTGCAGCCATGATATCCCTGTAGAAGGTTTCCTCATCCACACGCATCTTTTCGATCACACGTGAAGCGGTATCAGGACCAATACCACGACTTGCAAGAGCTATGACCGCAAGCTTTCCGTTACCCATCACGATGCCGGCATTTCGATATACCCGCTGAATGCGCTTCACATCTTCCTTTGCAGTTACCTTATCCTGCTTACGGACAAGCTTGATCTCTTCCTCTTCCCACGGTTTAAGGGCAGCCACCATTCTGGAATCACACACCGGGCACTGGATCTCATCTGGAACGTTCATAACCTTCCGACGTGACACCCATTTCTTGCAATGCACACAGAATAATATGATCCGATCGTGCATGATCCTGTCCTTCAGAGCAAGGACAATGGACCTGTCGGCTTTCTCCGGAGCTACAAGATCACGTCGCATTGCAAATCCTGCAGAACCAATGGGTGTTGGCATAGGGCTGACCAGTATGACCATCTCCTCTGAAGCTATGCGCGAAAGAACATCCCTTGCCCGGTCCACATCCAGCATGTTGTGGAAGATCTCACGCATGACCTCATCATACATGGAAGTGTCCTTGTAGATCTCGAGCAGTTTTTTCATGCTGATGCGATCATAATCAATATCCTTGCTCAATGCACCGAACTTCCGTGCCACATGAACCATCTTCCATTTCATCACAGAAGTGTTCTTCAGAGTCATCTCAATGATCGGCTCAATGTGCTCCGGCTGGATCTCGTAGATCATTTCCTGAATATGCAAAGCCTTCATACGCCTCGGGAGCTGCATCCTTATCCTGTAAGGATCGATCTCCTGACTCACACTGCTTCCAAAACGTGCAGCAAGAAGGGAAGTTATCACTTTCCCAATGGTCTCATTGGTAGTGTGCCCGAAACATGAATTGATTATGACAGCTTCGCCTTCATCCTCAATTACGATCGTATCATTATCAGGAAGCGGATAACCCTTTGAGATGTGTTCTTTTATGAGCTCTATGACTGCAAGTGCACTGTGAATATCAACAGGATATTCTTCCATCAGTGCTTCAACGATCTCCTCATCACTTTTCCCATCGTGTATCAGGAACGATACCCTGAAACGAATGCGACCAACCTGCTGTGCAACTTCGAACGGGACCGGGATCTCCTCACCAACCCAGCTTGGGATCTCACCCATGGTCTTGACAGGCTCCACTTTTATCCGGTCACGATCGGTGTTCATCTCAATGACACGCCACATGTCACCCTTGGTAATAAAAACTGCACCGGGAGATGCAAAATTAACAACAAAAGCCTCATCCAGCATTCCCACTGACCTGCCGGAGACAATATCGTAGATCTCGAACTTCCTTTCATCAGGGATCATTGAAAGATTTTCGTAGTAATATTGCCAGCTCTTCTTTCGCCTGCTAATGCTACTGGAACCCTCATCACGCCAGACCATGCGGTAGTCTGTAACCTGTTCAACGACACGTTCAAGCTGCTCTATGGAAAGATCCCTGAAAGGATAGGTCCGTCTTAGTATGGAATGGATCTTCTTTATCTCAACATCACCAAAATCGATCACCATTCCGGATATCTGGTTTGCCACAACATCTAGGGAACCACTGTGGGGAATTATATTCTCAACTTTGCCTTCCATTGCAGCCTTTGTAATCGCCATACTCTCCACAATGTCATCGGAGCCCATTGCAAGGATCGTACCCCTGGAAACCTCGTGTATCCTGTGTCCTGCACGTCCTACACGCTGGAGCAGGCGCGAGACCTGTCTCGGAGAACCATACTGGACAACGTGGTCAACTTTACCGATATCAATACCAAGCTCCATTGATGAAGTACATATCAGTCCTTTTATATCGCCTGCCTTGAACGATTCTTCAGCCTCGATACGTGCATCCACAGAAAGGGAACCGTGATGTACCCCTATTGAAGCTTCCAGTATCTTAAAACCCGATGCAAGGGCTTCGGCACTTTGTCTTGTATTAACGAAAATAAGAGTTGATAAGTGACCCTCCACGATCTCACGTATACAACGCAGATGAGATGCAAACTCCGGCTCACAGCCGATCTTTCTCCCAAGCTCAACATCTTCATCGGTAACCTGCGGACTGATAACATTGAATTCCAGCAGGCTTATCATGGAAACCTGTACAACGGATACGTCCCTGCCTGAACCTACAAGGAATTGAGAGACAACATCAGGATTACCCACGGTGGCTGAAAGCCCTACCCTCAGAAACTCACCGGATATCTCCACAAGCCTTTCAAGTCCCACGGAAAGCTGTGCACCCCTTTTGGATGATGCAAGTTCATGGATCTCATCCACGACAACATAACTGACACACTCGAGGTTCTTCCGAAGCCGGGAACCTGTGAACATTGCCTGAAGTGTTTCAGGAGTTGTTATCAGTAGGTCAGGAGGGTTCTTGGATTGTTTCTGCCTCTGATAAGGAGTAGTATCCCCATGGCGCACCTGTACGGTTATCCCTAACTCTTTACCCCATGTCTGGATACGTGTGAGCATATCACGGTTGAGCGCACGCAGTGGCGTTATATAAAGAGCAGAAATACCTGTGCGCCCTTCTTCACTTTTGCGAAGAATGTGATCGAACATCGGAAGAACTGCAGATTCAGTCTTTCCGGAGCCTGTGGGTGCGATCAGGAATGTATGCTCCCCTGCAAGGATATGTGGGAAACACATATTCTGTGGTTTGGTGGGAGCAGTGAAACCCATTTTCACAAGGGTTTCCTGAATGGCAGGATGAAAAACATCAAATTGGTTTCCAAAGCTCATTTTCCAGTCTCCTTTGAGGTTTTCTTTGTGGAATTGCCCTTTTGCTTATTCTCTTTTGACCCAATACTGCTGCTTTTATTGTTTTCATTTTTAGTTTTCTTTTTCTTACTTCTACGATTTCTGCTTCGATCGGAACGGGTTTCCTCCAGTTTCCTGATATTCTTCAGTATTCCCAGATACGTACCGTCCAGCAGATAGATATCAGAATTATCAATGTCGAGTGCACCAGATGAAAATATCGGTCCTAAAAGGTCGTCACGTACGGACTCATTGAAAGCCACTCCGCCACAAAGTTCGTTGAAAGCCGGAACCACTACTACATCAGGATCAGACCAGGCATCACTTTCCGGAGAGAGGTCAGCACTCTTGAAGTGGGCTGCAAGTACTTCCCTTTCAAGTCTTGCCCTTATCCATACCTGCTCCACCACCGAGTAACCCATAGCATCCGTGAACCGCACTGTTGGGTGGTTATGAGCAACGATCACATGCTCAGCAGACAACAATTCCACCGATGGCCACGTGTGACCATGAAAATAACCGACACCATCGATCACATCACCACGAGCTGAATAGACATTTACATCACTGTCCGAAGGAAGGAGAAACTCGATCCCACCGTCATGGTTTCCGGGGAAGATATCAACAATGGCCTTCTCTGCAAGACTGCAAATAAAATACGGGATCTCATCACGTTCCTGCCAGGAGACCTGTGGCACGTTATGTTTTACATCACCAAGCAGCACGATTCGGTCTGGCTTCTCCTGCTCTACAAGTTTCATGATACGTTCAAGTCGCTGCTCTATCTGGCTTGGTATGGAAAAACCACTCCTGTAAAGGTCCCATTCGATTCCAAGATGGATATCTGCCAGTACAAGAGCCTTTGTATCGCCTGAAACTAAGAGTGCAGGCTCATTGATCACAGGTTCGACCGTTATCGTCATTATTATTTCTGTCCTTCTTTGCTTAAGCTATCTACCTTTTCCTGCAACTCCTTTACCATGGACTGCATCTCACGCATTTCATCATGCATCTGCACCAGGCGGTTATACATGGGACTCCTGTCATCCTTTACCGCCTGCTCCTGGGAGAACTTCTGTTTGCTCGGAAAAATATAAACATAGGTAAGCCACATCCCTATGAAAGCTACGATGAACATTGATAAAAGGAAGAAATAATATTCCGGAAAGATCGTTCTGGCAAACGAATCACCGGAACTGTAATACTGAAGCCGGGTGATCATCATAAAATTCAGGATCGAGAACAGGAACATGGTCTCACCTACAAGGATCAGGATCCCTCCAAGACGGGTGGAAGTTGCCCTCTGTTTAGGAATTAGTCTTTCAAGCATATCGGTGCCTCGATTAAAGATAGGTAATCGTTGTTAAACTCATTTATCAAAAATGTTATTTGAAACTACTGAATTGAATATTGCATAAAAGTCCTTTCCCAAGTGAATTAAAGCTAATGGATAAGGTTAGGAAAACATAGAGCTGAATAAAATATAAAAGAAGGAAAAAGTGAAGAAGGTATATACAGAAACAACTGCAATTTATCTCCTTCTGGCAAACAGTAGTGCTAACAGTGATAAAACTAGTATTAGACCTACATTCTGATCAAGATTATTATCTTCTTCAGGAAGCTCATCAACTTCTGCTACTTCCGCAATGACCTCTTCTGAAATATCTCCTACGATCACAAATGGAGAAAATTCAGTCGTTTTAGATTTAAAATTAACATAACTGCTTGTCTCACTGATCTTCGTTGTTGGAAGAGGTATCCAGGTGTCCTGTTCATAACGATATAACATTACAGAGTTATCAGATATGCGGTTGTCTTCAAACCATGAATTGTCAACCCTGAAGCCGATAACTGCATCTTTAATATCCTCTTCTGTGCCATACCCGGGCTTCCCCAGCCAGATATTCACATTCTTGTAGACAATTCCGGGAGGATCAGACGAAACAAAACGAGAAGGTGCATTAAGGACTTCGATCGTTGCGATCACGTTGCCGGCATTTGTGAGAGATTCATAATTGATATAAATAATGGGATTTTCAGGCTTATCGAACTGATAGGAAACCTGAGAGCCAAGATACACAGCCTGAGTAGATCTCTCCATCATCTCAAATTCCTGATAGGATCCGCTTGTGGTCGTAATTATACCAGATTCAGGATCATCCTTGTCACTTGTCTTAGATCTAGTAGATGAAGCTGTAGCAGCTCCGATAGAAACTGATCCATCGACGACATCTATCGGTATGATCTGCCCTTGAGTATCACTAACTACAACATTAGAGAGCTCCAGAGAACTTATACCGGATCTATTGCCACCGGTCATCTGGATGATAGCAAAATATCCCGGTTCTGTAACGCTTGTCTTGTCAAGTATCAGGCCATACACAGAATTAATATTCCCATTTGAACTTTCGATCTTACCGGGATTGAACCAGACAAGAACACCTTCCTGTCTTAAGAATTCACCTTCTGAGACCTGAACAACCTTTACAAGTTCATTATCATAAGACAAGTCGAACTGGACACCAGCAACCGGATTATCAGGATCCAGATATACACCCACTGAAAAGTTCTGTCCTTCATCTACTGATTGAGAAATAGGCATTATGCTTACGGTTGTACTGGCAACGGCAATGCCACTAAGGAAGATAATAGTAAACAAATAAAAAAATAGTAAGGAATAAAATTTACTTATTCCAGAGATGAAAATATACTTTTCCATCAGTACACCTCACCATTAATCATTCCATATGTGACAATACCAACATCATATCAAGGACATTTACAATATTGTCCTGATTTACATCCCATAGAGGATAAGGATATGAGGTGGTTTCATCGAAATGTTGTTCAACCAGACCATAATCGTCAAAGTTAACCACATTATCCTGATTTATATCAAAAATCAAGACTGATATCACTGTATTTGTTAATTCAAGATCCACAGAATTACCTTCCGGATCACTTATTATAACATCTTTCAGGACTAATTCTGATTTTCCATTTGCCTGTTCAGTTGCGGTTAACGTGATGGTAGCAAAAGTTGCTGGTGTTGCTACATCTGAAGCACCGAGAATGCAACCATACGCATCATTTATAGAACCTGAATTTACAGAACCTGAAACAAAAAATGTATCCATACCACTTTGTTTGAACAGGCTTCCTTCACTCACATCTGATATTTGGAACTGAGAACTATCAAAAAGCAAATCGAACTGTATCCCTGCAATATCAACATCAGGAGAAACAAAGATATCGACTGTGAAAGTTTCCCCCGGTGCAATGGCCTGCGATGATGGATTTAAAGTTACATCTGAGGCAGCTGCAGAAACATTAGTTAGACCTACTAGCAATGTGATTATAGTTGCTACTATCAAGATCATTTTTATGCTAGACATGTTTTTTCCTTTATTTTGAAATGCATTTGATGAGTCATACTGACTTGATTCTAATCACCAAAATCCAAAATCCCCATATTTCAAAAGGTGTTGGTACTATAAAAACATTATGAAAAAAACAAATATGTCATTACAATCATTATTATGAGATGTTTATAATAGTCATATATAATATGATTGAATAAAGGTTTGTGCATATAAAAGGATGCATTTTCAAAAGAGAATTTTCCAGAATGACCTCGAACCATAGCCTTGTAAAAATACTTATAGTCACAAAAACTAATGTAACAACAACCAACTGTGAGATCACATAACTAGCTTAAAATTAATCAGAGACATAAGGATATTCGTTCACAACGATATCATAAAGAAATGGATCGATACCTGCTAACCTAACTTGAACCATAGAGATTTACAAACCTGATCATTGCCTGCTATGCTCTTTGTTACCACTATAAACCAAAAGGTAATTTCATGGTCATTAAAACATTACTGTCGTTAGCTTCTCCGCCTCCTATATCGATCCATGAAGCATGGGACACTAACGATGCTCTTATTTTTTTGATCGATCTGGAAATGGATGATCAATTAGAGTTATCAGATCTAAGCAGCGATGAAAAAGAATATCTGAACACACTTAAAACAAATTATTTTAAAAAAAGGTTCATTG is part of the Methanococcoides orientis genome and harbors:
- a CDS encoding metallophosphoesterase codes for the protein MTITVEPVINEPALLVSGDTKALVLADIHLGIEWDLYRSGFSIPSQIEQRLERIMKLVEQEKPDRIVLLGDVKHNVPQVSWQERDEIPYFICSLAEKAIVDIFPGNHDGGIEFLLPSDSDVNVYSARGDVIDGVGYFHGHTWPSVELLSAEHVIVAHNHPTVRFTDAMGYSVVEQVWIRARLEREVLAAHFKSADLSPESDAWSDPDVVVVPAFNELCGGVAFNESVRDDLLGPIFSSGALDIDNSDIYLLDGTYLGILKNIRKLEETRSDRSRNRRSKKKKTKNENNKSSSIGSKENKQKGNSTKKTSKETGK
- a CDS encoding PGF-pre-PGF domain-containing protein, producing MFTIIFLSGIAVASTTVSIMPISQSVDEGQNFSVGVYLDPDNPVAGVQFDLSYDNELVKVVQVSEGEFLRQEGVLVWFNPGKIESSNGNINSVYGLILDKTSVTEPGYFAIIQMTGGNRSGISSLELSNVVVSDTQGQIIPIDVVDGSVSIGAATASSTRSKTSDKDDPESGIITTTSGSYQEFEMMERSTQAVYLGSQVSYQFDKPENPIIYINYESLTNAGNVIATIEVLNAPSRFVSSDPPGIVYKNVNIWLGKPGYGTEEDIKDAVIGFRVDNSWFEDNRISDNSVMLYRYEQDTWIPLPTTKISETSSYVNFKSKTTEFSPFVIVGDISEEVIAEVAEVDELPEEDNNLDQNVGLILVLSLLALLFARRR
- a CDS encoding cohesin domain-containing protein; amino-acid sequence: MSSIKMILIVATIITLLVGLTNVSAAASDVTLNPSSQAIAPGETFTVDIFVSPDVDIAGIQFDLLFDSSQFQISDVSEGSLFKQSGMDTFFVSGSVNSGSINDAYGCILGASDVATPATFATITLTATEQANGKSELVLKDVIISDPEGNSVDLELTNTVISVLIFDINQDNVVNFDDYGLVEQHFDETTSYPYPLWDVNQDNIVNVLDMMLVLSHME